One window of the Osmerus mordax isolate fOsmMor3 chromosome 2, fOsmMor3.pri, whole genome shotgun sequence genome contains the following:
- the LOC136934008 gene encoding apoptosis-associated speck-like protein containing a CARD: protein MVYDQPLINIKGKDLNLRITLPSNSAGCSSLSGQPPPHADAVAVNNSIIHAGVIRDSTFDGDVNISVGGSPQITTGPTEPKTKGTSSILDALGFLKENRSQLVSRVKNIEPILDNMQGKGLHPEMAATVSAQPTPQLMMRKLLEATNSTIAADMLVTALLQHEPHLMEDLKFCCSGPKLGAYCIMLYSFAWCSEGLSWADS from the exons ATGGTTTATGACCAACCCCTCATAAACATTAAAGGGAAGGATTTAAACTTGCGCATTACACTGCCCTCCAATTCTGCAGGCTGTAGCAGTCTGTCAG GTCAACCACCTCCACATGCAGATGCAGTGGCTGTTAACAACAGCATCATACATGCAGGAGTAATAAGAGACAGTACATTCGATGGGGATGTTAATATTTCAGTGGGCGGGAGCCCCCAAATAACAACAG GTCCAACTGAGCCTAAGACAAAAGGCACCTCTTCTATTTTAG ATGCACTCGGCTTCTTAAAAGAAAACCGCAGTCAACTAGTCAGCAGAGTTAAAAACATAGAGCCCATTCTGGACAACATGCAGGGCAAGGGCCTCCACCCTGAGATGGCCGCCACGGTGAGCGCCCAGCCGACACCACAACTCATGATGAGGAAGCTTCTGGAAGCTACCAACAGCACCATAGCAGCTGATATGTTGGTCACTGCCCTTCTCCAACATGAACCACACCTCATGGAGGACTTGAA ATTTTGCTGTTCAGGCCCAAAACTTGGAGCATATTGCATCATGTTGTACAG CTTCGCCTGGTGCTCTGAAGGCCTGAGCTGGGCTGACTCATAA